One window of Treponema denticola genomic DNA carries:
- the mreD gene encoding rod shape-determining protein MreD, translating into MKKVILWTSLSVFFITLLQTAIFSHISFFKVLPDLVLLTVIYIAISNGSLTGLICGFIAGLLADFLSAAPIGLHSFIFTLTGYLVGKFYGIYNLNKIIFPCILGGLGFVFKVILLFILKILFGQNIHTYNIFSVSFVIEAAVNIFFTPFVFLFFNLFPQAFISRSIVQYEKY; encoded by the coding sequence TTGAAAAAAGTTATTTTGTGGACTTCTTTAAGCGTTTTCTTTATAACCTTGCTTCAAACGGCTATTTTTTCTCATATATCTTTTTTTAAAGTGTTGCCCGATTTGGTTTTGCTTACCGTTATTTATATTGCAATTTCAAACGGTTCTCTTACAGGTTTGATTTGCGGTTTTATTGCAGGTCTTTTAGCCGATTTTTTGTCGGCAGCGCCCATAGGGTTACATTCCTTTATTTTTACTTTAACAGGTTACCTTGTAGGAAAATTTTACGGTATTTATAATTTAAACAAAATAATTTTCCCTTGTATTTTAGGCGGTTTAGGCTTTGTATTTAAGGTTATTCTTCTATTTATTTTAAAGATACTTTTTGGGCAAAATATTCATACCTATAACATTTTTTCGGTCAGTTTTGTCATAGAGGCTGCTGTAAATATTTTCTTCACTCCATTTGTATTTTTATTTTTTAATCTTTTTCCTCAAGCCTTTATATCGAGGAGTATAGTACAATATGAAAAATACTGA
- the mreC gene encoding rod shape-determining protein MreC: MKKKLSLKLNLEVFLLILFLLISSVFMVFSGGSFILDFKSMAFSVSAGTEKAVYNVSSFVGESVSSVRELWDLKAKYNELTKQLEKYELLERSNADIKRENNELRTLLKFTDTIQITNIPAEIIGYDPNALYSGMIINRGVKHGVRKDMPVIAFQNGNMALVGKILQVGRGSSMIIPIYDYQCHVAAKVDLVNHRGVVSGQGSEDSPLIMKYIKKRAGDDIKIGDKIITSGFDDSSIFPKNIPIGFVSKIKTHDYETSLELSVNPIIDFSCLEYVFVLDTSKIEKEF; the protein is encoded by the coding sequence ATGAAGAAAAAACTTTCGCTTAAACTGAATCTTGAAGTTTTTCTTTTAATTTTATTTCTTCTCATATCATCTGTTTTTATGGTCTTTTCAGGCGGGTCCTTTATTTTGGATTTTAAGAGTATGGCTTTTTCGGTAAGTGCCGGAACGGAGAAGGCTGTCTACAATGTTTCTTCCTTTGTGGGAGAAAGTGTTTCTTCCGTAAGGGAATTATGGGATCTAAAAGCAAAGTATAATGAACTTACAAAACAGCTTGAAAAGTATGAACTTTTGGAGCGTTCCAATGCCGATATAAAAAGAGAAAATAATGAACTGCGTACCCTTCTCAAATTTACCGACACTATCCAAATTACAAATATACCTGCAGAAATAATAGGCTATGATCCTAATGCTCTTTATTCGGGAATGATTATTAACAGGGGTGTAAAGCATGGTGTCAGAAAAGACATGCCAGTCATTGCTTTTCAAAACGGAAATATGGCTCTTGTAGGAAAAATCTTACAGGTAGGAAGGGGCTCATCTATGATTATTCCTATCTATGATTATCAGTGCCATGTTGCTGCGAAGGTAGACCTTGTAAACCACCGTGGTGTTGTAAGCGGACAGGGCTCTGAGGATTCTCCCTTAATTATGAAGTACATAAAAAAGAGGGCAGGAGATGACATTAAGATTGGAGATAAAATAATTACTTCGGGCTTTGATGATTCTTCGATTTTTCCAAAAAATATTCCCATAGGTTTTGTTTCTAAAATTAAAACACACGATTATGAAACTTCGCTTGAGCTCTCTGTAAATCCTATAATAGATTTTTCTTGTTTGGAATATGTTTTTGTACTTGATACTTCAAAAATAGAAAAGGAGTTTTAA
- a CDS encoding rod shape-determining protein, protein MGFFKRFSTDIGIDLGTCNTIIYVNGKGIVVNEPSVVAVERGTKRVVAVGSEAKRMLWKTPGNIVAIRPLKDGVIADMDTTEKMIRYFVSKILPKHRFVKPRMVIGIPSCITDVESNAVYESAMKAGAGDVKVLEESLVAAIGANIPIHEPAGNMVCDIGGGTTEVSVISLCGMVVTNAIRVGGDEFDQAIIKHVRSVDNLIIGEQTAERVKISIGNASPEKTIEKVEIKGTDAITGLPRRLEIDSVEVREALKEPVTQIVEEIKRTLAQTPPELTADIVERGIVMTGGGSLLKGLPKLIAKEARVPVILAENPMDCVAIGAGRYYEVFRDMTVDRSLYDSLNN, encoded by the coding sequence ATGGGCTTTTTTAAAAGATTTTCGACAGATATAGGAATAGATTTGGGAACCTGCAATACTATTATCTATGTGAACGGAAAGGGGATAGTAGTAAATGAACCCTCTGTTGTTGCCGTTGAAAGGGGTACAAAGAGAGTGGTTGCTGTCGGATCCGAGGCTAAAAGAATGCTTTGGAAAACTCCGGGAAATATTGTGGCTATCAGGCCCCTAAAAGACGGAGTTATTGCAGATATGGACACTACCGAAAAGATGATCCGTTATTTTGTTTCTAAGATTTTGCCTAAGCACCGTTTTGTCAAGCCGAGAATGGTTATAGGTATTCCAAGCTGTATTACGGATGTTGAAAGTAATGCGGTTTATGAAAGTGCCATGAAGGCCGGAGCCGGAGATGTTAAAGTTTTGGAAGAATCTTTAGTTGCAGCTATAGGTGCGAATATTCCTATTCATGAGCCTGCCGGAAATATGGTTTGCGATATCGGAGGCGGTACAACTGAAGTTTCGGTTATATCTCTTTGCGGTATGGTTGTAACAAATGCAATCCGCGTAGGAGGCGACGAGTTCGATCAAGCCATCATTAAGCATGTCCGTTCCGTTGATAACCTCATCATTGGAGAACAAACAGCCGAAAGAGTAAAGATCAGCATAGGCAATGCTTCGCCCGAAAAAACAATAGAAAAGGTAGAAATTAAGGGTACCGATGCTATAACCGGACTTCCCCGCCGATTGGAAATAGACTCTGTCGAAGTCAGGGAAGCTTTAAAAGAACCTGTTACACAGATTGTCGAAGAAATTAAGCGGACCTTAGCCCAGACTCCTCCTGAGCTTACTGCCGATATTGTTGAAAGGGGGATTGTAATGACCGGAGGAGGTTCTTTGTTAAAGGGGCTTCCTAAACTTATTGCAAAAGAAGCCCGTGTTCCCGTAATTTTAGCGGAAAACCCTATGGACTGTGTTGCAATAGGTGCCGGAAGATATTACGAAGTGTTTAGGGATATGACTGTTGACCGCAGCCTCTATGACAGCTTAAATAATTAG
- a CDS encoding tetratricopeptide repeat protein — MEFSKGRSHKNFSNKRKGTKKIFIVLLFFLCVISAVYFLYIHNKNYAGIPSMKEVYADWAKKNYESVYQKTASILKRRAYDGEALAMRGFAAYYIFAEQTDFSVSYSYLNDSILNLRQAMYCVSKSQQPKIAYVLGKAYYQKGYYYADLALKYLDIAYSSGEKFADLSEFRGMSASLLDEPERAIDAFSDALSHNPSDLLFFALAENYIKISDKQNAKLYLFETIDKTKDTLLELKCRYLLGSLFLEENKIDDAVKEFNTILEKDMTSADAHYGLGVVYELQGDMIKARAEWRKALKFDPLHIKTRAKLNL, encoded by the coding sequence ATGGAATTTTCAAAAGGAAGGTCACATAAAAATTTCTCAAACAAAAGAAAAGGAACAAAAAAGATTTTTATAGTTTTGCTTTTTTTCTTGTGTGTGATTTCTGCCGTCTATTTTTTATATATCCATAATAAAAACTATGCAGGCATACCTTCAATGAAAGAGGTGTATGCCGATTGGGCAAAAAAAAATTACGAGAGCGTATATCAAAAGACCGCAAGTATTTTAAAAAGAAGGGCATATGACGGTGAGGCTTTGGCTATGAGAGGCTTTGCCGCCTATTATATCTTTGCCGAACAGACCGATTTTTCGGTAAGCTATTCTTATCTAAATGATTCTATTTTGAATTTAAGACAGGCGATGTACTGTGTTTCAAAATCTCAACAGCCGAAAATTGCCTATGTATTGGGAAAGGCTTATTATCAAAAGGGATATTACTATGCAGACCTTGCCTTAAAATACTTGGATATTGCGTATAGTTCCGGAGAAAAATTTGCAGATTTGTCGGAATTCAGGGGTATGTCGGCGTCTCTTTTGGATGAGCCGGAAAGAGCTATTGATGCCTTTTCGGATGCCCTCTCTCATAACCCTTCGGATTTATTGTTTTTTGCTCTTGCCGAAAATTATATTAAGATTTCTGATAAACAAAATGCAAAGTTGTATTTATTTGAAACAATAGATAAAACGAAAGATACACTTTTAGAATTAAAATGCCGATATTTATTGGGTAGTTTATTTCTTGAAGAAAATAAGATAGATGATGCTGTAAAGGAATTTAATACCATTCTTGAAAAGGATATGACCTCTGCCGACGCTCATTATGGCTTGGGTGTTGTATACGAACTTCAAGGAGATATGATAAAGGCCCGTGCAGAATGGCGGAAAGCTCTTAAATTTGATCCGCTCCATATAAAAACACGGGCTAAACTAAATTTATAA
- a CDS encoding zinc ribbon domain-containing protein, which yields MDNDVLEKLRALQDILARKNELETEILDAPKALTQQEELLEKLKSGYIQMNSEYEELRKGIAVFKADLFEAEQKREKAEKAMDNIETQREYEILQKEIDDSTTKAETIRKDLLRLESQFKILDANIKQEEDLITQTEKELEEHKQLLDSEISEKQNKVEELKLEEKKLSPGLSDETMFKFDRIIKNKHGVGIVSVQGNVCMGCHMILPAQFVNEVRSDQDIKFCPYCSRILFYEESELTAEQEAYFNDSDMEGLLDIGDSANEDFLASFGDGKDED from the coding sequence ATGGATAATGATGTATTGGAAAAATTGAGAGCTTTACAGGATATTCTTGCTCGAAAAAATGAACTTGAAACGGAGATTTTGGATGCCCCAAAGGCTCTTACACAGCAGGAAGAGCTTTTGGAAAAGTTAAAGTCCGGTTATATCCAAATGAACAGCGAGTATGAAGAGCTGCGTAAAGGTATTGCCGTTTTTAAGGCTGATCTTTTTGAAGCTGAACAAAAGAGAGAAAAGGCCGAAAAAGCAATGGATAATATCGAAACTCAGCGCGAGTATGAAATCTTGCAAAAGGAAATCGATGATTCTACTACAAAGGCCGAAACTATAAGAAAGGACCTTCTAAGGCTTGAAAGTCAATTTAAGATTTTGGATGCAAATATTAAGCAGGAAGAAGATCTTATTACACAAACCGAGAAAGAACTTGAAGAACACAAACAGCTCTTGGACTCGGAGATTTCCGAAAAACAAAATAAGGTAGAAGAGTTAAAGCTGGAAGAAAAAAAACTGTCTCCGGGTTTGAGTGATGAAACAATGTTTAAATTCGACAGGATTATTAAGAATAAACATGGTGTCGGTATCGTTTCCGTTCAGGGAAATGTTTGTATGGGCTGCCACATGATTCTTCCCGCTCAGTTTGTAAATGAAGTCAGGTCGGATCAGGATATAAAATTCTGCCCTTACTGTAGCCGTATTCTATTCTATGAAGAATCCGAATTAACGGCCGAGCAGGAAGCATATTTTAATGATTCCGATATGGAAGGCTTACTTGATATTGGAGATTCCGCAAATGAGGATTTCCTTGCAAGTTTTGGGGACGGTAAAGACGAAGATTAA
- the rpoD gene encoding RNA polymerase sigma factor RpoD, translating into MTDLEKNPAVIKLLEYAKRKHTIGLSDLDDLLPEDLMSPETIPDILDILEGAGVQIRNEGISESNSETDSDFQSGNDEDYRLLDDTYEDDDDIKSPYSDDIETPYIEKEKPRHEPAKKLVRTSHEAGVDDPIKLYLQEIGKEDLLTADEEVSLSKSMEDGEAIIKKVIKNSGILIPEFFVIGQKAFSKLDPAESNKPRKELSEEMAEKKRLKQVYGDSLRNIYSEIKQYMSLKKHCYDRETLESFLESPELQALRKKMFNSLKRIHIESEEIEKISDRFIEATDKVQDYQHKKERKEKQLGIKSYADLRKLGKRLAIPREREKLEKELNISANEVKDIYTQIQVLTRKIRKIEYDFEATVDEVIDLTSEIKNGQRMLKNAKDKLINANLRLVVSIAKKYINRGLQFFDLVQEGNIGLIKAVEKFEYRKGYKFSTYATWWIRQAITRSISDQARTIRVPVHMIEQINKVNRESRQLMQKLGREPNDDEIALQLGWSIEKVKQVKNVAREPISLETPIGEEEDTLLGDLIEDKGVENPSNRTELTLLQEQLEMVLSSLPEREQEVLKMRFGIEGGYPLTLEEVGLYFDVTRERIRQIEAKGLRRLRHPKRSRKLKDYLDN; encoded by the coding sequence ATGACTGATCTCGAAAAGAATCCTGCGGTTATTAAACTTTTGGAATATGCCAAAAGGAAGCACACAATAGGATTGAGTGATCTTGATGATCTACTGCCCGAAGACTTAATGTCTCCGGAAACTATACCTGATATTCTGGATATTTTGGAAGGTGCCGGCGTTCAAATAAGAAATGAAGGAATATCCGAATCTAATTCAGAAACCGACTCCGATTTTCAGAGCGGTAATGATGAAGATTATCGATTATTGGATGATACGTACGAAGATGATGATGATATAAAAAGTCCTTATTCTGATGACATCGAAACTCCATATATCGAAAAAGAAAAACCTAGGCATGAACCGGCAAAAAAACTGGTTAGAACTTCTCACGAAGCCGGAGTTGACGATCCGATTAAGCTTTATCTTCAAGAGATAGGCAAGGAAGATCTTTTAACTGCCGATGAGGAAGTATCTCTTTCAAAAAGCATGGAAGACGGAGAAGCTATAATAAAAAAGGTTATAAAAAATTCCGGTATATTGATTCCCGAATTTTTTGTAATCGGTCAAAAGGCTTTTTCCAAACTGGATCCTGCTGAGTCCAATAAGCCGCGCAAAGAATTAAGTGAAGAAATGGCCGAAAAAAAGCGTCTCAAGCAGGTTTACGGTGATAGTCTACGGAACATATATTCCGAAATTAAACAATATATGTCCTTAAAAAAGCACTGTTATGATAGAGAAACCTTGGAAAGCTTTTTGGAGAGCCCTGAGCTTCAAGCTTTGCGGAAGAAGATGTTTAACAGTCTTAAACGTATTCACATTGAATCGGAAGAAATAGAAAAAATTTCTGACCGTTTTATTGAAGCTACCGACAAGGTTCAGGACTATCAACACAAAAAAGAAAGAAAGGAAAAACAGCTTGGTATTAAAAGCTATGCCGATTTAAGAAAGCTGGGTAAACGGCTTGCAATTCCGAGAGAAAGAGAAAAACTGGAAAAAGAGCTTAATATTTCGGCTAATGAAGTAAAGGATATATACACTCAAATTCAGGTCTTGACCCGAAAAATCCGAAAGATCGAATATGATTTTGAAGCTACTGTAGACGAAGTTATTGATCTTACTTCAGAGATAAAGAATGGCCAGAGAATGCTTAAAAATGCAAAAGATAAGCTGATAAATGCAAACTTGCGCCTTGTTGTTTCTATTGCTAAGAAGTATATCAACAGGGGATTACAGTTCTTTGATCTTGTGCAAGAGGGAAATATCGGGCTTATAAAAGCTGTTGAAAAGTTTGAGTACAGGAAGGGATATAAATTTTCTACCTATGCTACTTGGTGGATAAGGCAGGCTATTACGCGTTCAATATCGGATCAGGCACGTACGATAAGGGTTCCTGTCCATATGATAGAACAAATCAACAAGGTAAACAGGGAATCCCGCCAGCTCATGCAAAAACTCGGCCGTGAACCCAATGATGATGAAATAGCCTTGCAGTTAGGCTGGTCGATCGAAAAGGTTAAGCAGGTTAAAAATGTTGCAAGGGAGCCTATCTCTCTTGAAACACCCATAGGTGAAGAAGAAGATACCCTCTTGGGAGATTTAATCGAAGATAAGGGTGTTGAAAATCCTTCAAACAGAACGGAGCTTACTCTTTTGCAGGAGCAGCTTGAAATGGTGCTTTCCAGTCTGCCTGAGCGTGAGCAGGAAGTTTTAAAAATGCGCTTCGGTATTGAAGGAGGCTATCCTCTTACCCTTGAAGAAGTAGGCTTATATTTCGACGTAACGCGTGAAAGAATAAGGCAAATAGAAGCAAAGGGATTAAGGCGGCTGCGCCATCCTAAACGTAGTAGAAAATTAAAAGATTATCTTGATAATTGA